A single window of Longimicrobium sp. DNA harbors:
- a CDS encoding HD domain-containing protein: MRSYPDTRLWRTTLGHQGDEHEHLRETLRAAYNDFHERAALLAGEISRSLPDFTVHDIMHIDALWEAADRIAGPGLLISPVEAFVLGGAFLVHDLGLGLAAYPGGEEEVSREPLWKSELTRLLRNENGRAPTPRQISDAPEAMKRRATAIVLRELHARQAERVVGQGWRDPRSGRQVYLIESPELRDSLGPIIGRIAHSHWWGVSQLSSTFVERLGAPPRFPGDWDVDPLLIAALLRVADASQLDVRRAPGFLFALRQPSKEAEPHWVFQQHLHTPRVQGDQVVYTSGRPFPEHDADAWWLCLEQLRVLNRELAQVDQLLADSGRSRFTIRGVRGVEDPARFAKLVHTDGWSPIDVQVGVGDAVSLVARLGGEQLYGDDPSIALRELIQTRPTLYARGDSSKTGHPVGARST; encoded by the coding sequence ATGAGATCCTACCCCGATACGCGTCTCTGGCGGACTACTCTGGGGCACCAGGGCGATGAACACGAGCACCTGCGTGAAACTCTTCGCGCTGCGTACAACGATTTCCATGAGCGGGCGGCACTACTCGCTGGTGAAATCAGCAGGAGCCTCCCTGATTTCACCGTTCACGACATTATGCATATCGATGCATTGTGGGAAGCCGCAGACCGCATCGCAGGCCCGGGTCTTCTGATTTCTCCCGTTGAGGCCTTCGTGCTGGGCGGAGCGTTCCTGGTGCACGACCTAGGGCTCGGGCTGGCGGCGTACCCGGGCGGAGAGGAGGAGGTCTCGCGAGAGCCGCTGTGGAAGAGCGAACTCACGCGGCTGTTGCGGAATGAGAATGGACGCGCTCCGACGCCCAGGCAGATCAGCGATGCCCCCGAAGCCATGAAGCGCCGCGCGACAGCCATCGTTCTACGCGAACTACATGCACGGCAGGCGGAGCGTGTGGTCGGTCAAGGGTGGCGCGACCCGCGTTCCGGAAGACAGGTCTACCTGATAGAGTCGCCCGAGTTGCGGGACTCTTTGGGCCCGATCATCGGTCGAATTGCCCACAGCCATTGGTGGGGCGTGTCGCAACTCTCTTCGACGTTCGTGGAGCGCTTGGGCGCACCCCCGCGCTTCCCAGGCGATTGGGATGTCGATCCACTTCTCATCGCGGCGCTCCTGCGAGTTGCCGATGCCAGTCAACTCGACGTGCGTCGGGCCCCGGGATTTCTGTTCGCGCTCCGCCAACCGTCGAAGGAAGCCGAGCCCCATTGGGTCTTCCAGCAGCACTTGCACACGCCTCGTGTGCAGGGCGATCAGGTAGTCTACACTTCAGGACGACCGTTTCCCGAGCACGACGCAGACGCATGGTGGCTGTGCCTTGAGCAATTACGGGTGTTGAATCGTGAATTGGCACAGGTGGACCAGTTGCTCGCGGACAGCGGTCGTTCGCGCTTTACAATCCGAGGAGTACGAGGGGTCGAAGATCCCGCGCGGTTCGCTAAGCTGGTCCATACAGACGGTTGGAGCCCCATCGATGTTCAGGTCGGCGTCGGCGACGCGGTTTCGTTGGTCGCGCGACTTGGCGGGGAGCAACTCTACGGAGATGATCCGTCCATCGCGCTTCGTGAGTTGATCCAGACGCGTCCGACGCTGTACGCGCGCGGCGACTCGTCGAAAACAGGGCACCCGGTTGGGGCGAGATCAACGTGA
- the glgA gene encoding glycogen synthase, with the protein MSARALRIAQLTNEYPPHVYGGAGVHVEYLSRELARAEGGAHQVQVLSFGEQRHEEGNLRVQGVAPVLHLPARDPRHERLLDALLRDLAMAGAVDAPDVVHCHTWYSHLAGCLARPLTGARLVLTTHSLEPHRPWKVEQLGTAYDATTWIERTAYRNADGVIAVSRAMKDDVQALYGVDPRRVRVIYNGIDPDEYQPRFDPDGLRALGVDPDLPIVLFVGRITRQKGILHLVRAIRHLRPGVQVVLCAGAPDTEEIGREMAALVSEVKRDAPVPVVWISAMLSKDRIIPLYSHAAVFVCPSVYEPFGIINLEAMACETPVVASAVGGIPEIVVPGETGTLVGFEAEGGGSAEPRDPEAFSLALATAVNELMDAPERRAAMGRAGRERVLAQFSWRAIAGQTLEFYRELLEMPGRAEP; encoded by the coding sequence ATGAGCGCGCGCGCCCTGCGCATCGCGCAGCTCACCAACGAGTACCCGCCGCACGTCTACGGCGGCGCGGGCGTCCACGTGGAGTACCTGTCCCGCGAGCTGGCCCGCGCGGAAGGCGGCGCGCACCAGGTGCAGGTGCTGTCGTTCGGCGAGCAGCGGCACGAGGAGGGCAACCTGCGCGTGCAGGGCGTGGCGCCCGTCCTGCACCTCCCCGCGCGCGATCCCCGCCACGAGCGGCTGCTGGATGCGCTGCTCCGCGACCTGGCCATGGCCGGCGCGGTGGATGCGCCCGACGTGGTGCACTGCCACACCTGGTACTCGCACCTGGCGGGGTGCCTGGCGCGCCCGCTCACCGGCGCGCGGCTGGTGCTGACCACCCACTCGCTGGAGCCGCACCGGCCCTGGAAGGTGGAGCAGCTGGGCACCGCGTACGATGCCACGACGTGGATCGAGCGCACCGCCTACCGCAACGCCGACGGGGTAATCGCCGTCTCGCGCGCCATGAAGGACGACGTGCAGGCGCTGTACGGCGTGGATCCGCGGCGCGTGCGGGTGATCTACAACGGCATCGATCCCGACGAGTACCAGCCGCGCTTCGATCCCGATGGCCTCCGCGCACTGGGGGTGGATCCCGACCTGCCGATCGTCCTCTTCGTCGGCCGCATCACGCGGCAGAAGGGAATCCTCCATCTCGTCCGCGCCATCCGGCACCTTCGCCCCGGCGTGCAGGTGGTGCTGTGCGCCGGCGCGCCCGACACGGAGGAGATCGGCCGCGAGATGGCGGCGCTGGTAAGCGAGGTGAAGCGCGACGCGCCGGTGCCCGTGGTGTGGATCAGCGCGATGCTCTCCAAGGACCGCATCATCCCGCTGTACTCGCACGCCGCCGTCTTCGTCTGCCCCTCGGTCTACGAGCCGTTCGGCATCATCAACCTCGAGGCGATGGCGTGCGAAACGCCGGTCGTCGCCTCGGCCGTGGGGGGCATCCCCGAGATCGTCGTCCCGGGGGAGACGGGGACGCTCGTGGGGTTCGAGGCGGAGGGCGGTGGCTCGGCGGAGCCCCGCGACCCGGAGGCGTTCTCCCTGGCGCTCGCGACTGCGGTCAACGAGCTGATGGATGCGCCCGAGCGGCGGGCCGCGATGGGGCGGGCCGGGCGCGAGCGCGTTTTGGCCCAGTTCAGCTGGCGGGCCATCGCCGGGCAGACGCTGGAGTTCTACCGCGAGCTGCTGGAGATGCCGGGGCGCGCGGAGCCCTGA
- a CDS encoding glucose-1-phosphate adenylyltransferase: protein MDRVLAVILGGGAGTRLFPLTAQRAKPAVPLAGKYRLVDVPISNCINSGLNRIFVVTQFNSASLNDHIARSYLFDRFRGGFVTVLAAEQTPTSEHWYQGTADAVRQSNLHIRSYAHDQVLILSGDQLYTMDYRLMLEHHKRTGADVTVAATPVTAAEAPGFGILKTDAEHRITEFYEKPPLSELRGKESPVEPALERAGRIYLASMGIYIFDCDVLQELLDGHREANDFGKHIIPFAIQERKVVSYPFKGYWNDIGTVRSFFDTNLMLTDPQPAFNLFDEQMPLYTNARLLPPAKVTRSRIDASIIGEASVIIDSDITQSVIGIRSYLGARTRIHRTVMMGADYYRWEDPGSRNRVEGPPRPGVDEDSIVEGAIIDKNASIGRNCVITNVARVVEGEGPGFFIRDGVVVVVKNAEIPDGTII from the coding sequence ATGGACCGAGTTCTTGCAGTGATCCTGGGTGGCGGGGCCGGCACCCGCCTGTTCCCGCTGACGGCGCAGCGCGCCAAGCCCGCCGTTCCCCTGGCGGGCAAGTACCGCCTGGTGGACGTGCCCATCTCCAACTGCATCAACTCCGGGCTCAACCGCATCTTCGTCGTTACGCAGTTCAACTCGGCCAGCCTGAACGACCACATCGCCCGCTCGTACCTGTTCGACCGGTTCCGCGGCGGCTTCGTGACGGTGCTGGCAGCCGAGCAGACGCCCACCTCCGAGCACTGGTACCAGGGCACGGCCGACGCGGTGCGCCAGAGCAACCTGCACATCCGCAGCTACGCGCACGACCAGGTGCTCATCCTGTCCGGCGACCAGCTGTACACGATGGACTACCGGCTGATGCTGGAGCACCACAAGCGCACCGGCGCCGACGTCACCGTGGCCGCCACCCCCGTCACAGCCGCCGAGGCGCCCGGCTTCGGCATCCTGAAGACCGACGCCGAGCACCGCATCACCGAGTTCTACGAAAAGCCGCCCCTCTCGGAGCTGCGCGGCAAGGAAAGCCCGGTGGAGCCCGCGCTGGAGCGCGCGGGGCGCATCTACCTGGCGTCGATGGGCATCTACATCTTCGACTGCGACGTCCTGCAGGAGCTGCTGGACGGCCACCGCGAAGCCAACGACTTCGGCAAGCACATCATTCCGTTCGCCATCCAGGAGCGGAAGGTGGTGTCGTACCCGTTCAAGGGCTACTGGAACGACATCGGCACCGTGCGGTCGTTCTTCGACACCAACCTGATGCTTACCGATCCGCAGCCGGCGTTCAACCTGTTCGACGAGCAGATGCCGCTGTACACCAATGCGCGCCTGCTTCCCCCGGCCAAGGTCACCCGCTCGCGGATCGACGCGTCCATCATCGGCGAGGCGTCGGTGATCATCGACAGCGACATCACGCAGTCGGTGATCGGCATCCGCTCGTACCTGGGCGCGCGCACCCGCATCCATCGCACGGTGATGATGGGCGCCGACTACTACCGCTGGGAGGACCCCGGAAGCCGCAACCGGGTGGAGGGGCCCCCGCGCCCCGGGGTGGACGAGGACTCCATCGTCGAGGGCGCCATCATCGACAAGAACGCCTCCATCGGCAGGAACTGCGTGATCACCAACGTCGCGCGGGTGGTGGAGGGCGAGGGCCCGGGCTTCTTCATCCGCGACGGCGTGGTGGTGGTCGTCAAGAACGCCGAGATCCCCGACGGCACCATCATATGA